The genomic DNA ATAACCGGGTTCATAAAGAAACTTCCGGCATTTCCCAACTCATCGGAATCAGGCAATTTTTGACGACGGATCGAGATCACAGCATCCCGCACAGCTTGCAACGTTATCTTTGGATATTTAGCCAGTTCCTCTTTCAAATTGCCGTAATTGACAGAAAACCGAGGCTTTTTGCTCAAACGTATATTTACATAAGTAACAATGTGCGGGTCGTTATGCTCATTCTTGAAGAAACTATCCCGATAACTATAAAGACATTCTTCATTTGTAAACATACGTTTCTCGAACGAAAGCTGGTTATATGTCTCCACCGTCTCGACCACATCCTTGATTTCCGTACCGTATGCCCCGATATTCTGGACAGCGGCTGCTCCGACTTCGCCCGGAATGCCGGACAGATTTTCTATCCCTCCCCAACCTTTGGAGACGGCATAAGCGACTACATCGTCCCACTTCTCGGCAGCTCCGATGCGAAGCAATACCGAATCGTCTGTCTCTTTCGCAACAGAGATACCTTTTATCTGCGAATGCAAGATAACCCCGTTAAAATCATTTATAAACAACAGATTACTGCCACTTCCGATATGCAACGACAAACATTCCTGAAAATATTCGTCCCGGAAGATCCGCCCCAGTTCTTCTTCATTCGTATATTCCATAAACCAACGGGCCTTCACCGGAAGGTGAAAAGTATTATGTTTCTCCAGCGAGTAATTCTCTTCTATTCTCATTTCGCGTATGTTTTATTTTGCAGGACAAAAGTAACGATAAATATCAAATCAATCAGCAGGTATATAAAAAAGCCTTTCAAATATAGCGACCAAAGGTTATTTAACATTTTTTGTTTCGCAAATCGTAACAAATGCATATACGTGTTGTTAAATAAGAAATGAACGCTGATTTCTTTATATGCAAAAGGAGATACAACATATCAATGAAAAGCGTACATTTGCCTTGAATATCATTAATTAAATAAAAACATTCATGAACAAAGCAGAATTGATTGAGGCCTTGGCCCAGAGATCGGGATTACAGAAACAAAAAGCGAAGAAACTATTGGAGGCTTATGTAGACATCGTAACAGAAGCTATGTCCCACAACGAGGAAATCGTATTGATCGGTTTCGGAACATTGATACCACGTCCTCAGACAGAGCGTTTAGCTCGTAACCCCAAGACAGGAACACC from Parabacteroides merdae ATCC 43184 includes the following:
- the murB gene encoding UDP-N-acetylmuramate dehydrogenase → MRIEENYSLEKHNTFHLPVKARWFMEYTNEEELGRIFRDEYFQECLSLHIGSGSNLLFINDFNGVILHSQIKGISVAKETDDSVLLRIGAAEKWDDVVAYAVSKGWGGIENLSGIPGEVGAAAVQNIGAYGTEIKDVVETVETYNQLSFEKRMFTNEECLYSYRDSFFKNEHNDPHIVTYVNIRLSKKPRFSVNYGNLKEELAKYPKITLQAVRDAVISIRRQKLPDSDELGNAGSFFMNPVIPVVHYEKLKRQYPDMPSYPAGEGKMKVPAGWLIEQCGFKGKSHGAVGVYEKQALVLVNLGEAKGHEIALVAESIRTAVHDRFGIEIMPEVKYVG
- a CDS encoding HU family DNA-binding protein, with protein sequence MNKAELIEALAQRSGLQKQKAKKLLEAYVDIVTEAMSHNEEIVLIGFGTLIPRPQTERLARNPKTGTPVMIPARTTVKFKPGKYLLDAINKPEEKK